One Falco biarmicus isolate bFalBia1 chromosome 13, bFalBia1.pri, whole genome shotgun sequence genomic region harbors:
- the SEPTIN2 gene encoding septin-2 → MSKQQPAQFTNPETPGYVGFANLPNQVHRKSVKKGFEFTLMVVGESGLGKSTLINSLFLTDLYPERIIPGAAEKIERTVQIEASTVEIEERGVKLRLTVVDTPGYGDAINCRDCFKTIISYIDEQFERYLHDESGLNRRHIIDNRVHCCFYFISPFGHGLKPLDVEFMKAIHNKVNIVPVIAKADTLSLKERERLKKRILDEIEEHGIKIYHLPDAESDEDEDFKEQTRLLKASIPFCVVGSNQLIEAKGKKVRGRLYPWGVVEVENPEHNDFLKLRTMLITHMQDLQEVTQDLHYENFRSERLKRGGRKIEDEEVNKDQILLEKEAELRRMQEMIARMQAQMQMQMQSGEGDSSAVHGHHV, encoded by the exons ATGTCCAAG caacagCCTGCTCAGTTTACCAATCCAGAAACCCCTGGCTATGTTGGATTTGCAAACCTTCCCAATCAGGTTCACCGGAAGTCTGTGAAAAAAGGGTTTGAATTTACTCTTATGGTGGTTG GTGAATCTGGATTGGGAAAATCTACACTAATAAACAGCCTCTTCTTGACGGATCTCTACCCAGAAAGGATAAttccaggagctgctg AGAAGATTGAACGCACTGTGCAGATTGAAGCCTCAACAGTTGAAATTGAAGAGAGGGGTGTGAAACTACGTCTGACAGTTGTAGATACACCAGGATATGGGGATGCTATCAATTGTCGAGACTG ttttaagaCCATAATCTCTTACATTGATGAGCAGTTTGAGCGATATCTGCATGATGAGAGTGGTTTGAACAGAAGGCATATCATAGATAACCGGGTTCATTGCTGCTTCTATTTCATTTCACCATTTGGTCATGG CCTTAAGCCTCTGGATGTTGAGTTTATGAAGGCCATACACAACAAAGTAAATATAGTACCAGTGATTGCAAAAGCTGATACGCTTTCcctgaaagagagagaaagactgaagaaaagg ATTCTGGACGAAATAGAAGAACATGGCATCAAGATTTATCACCTGCCTGATGCTGAATcagatgaggatgaagattttAAAGAGCAGACCAGACTCCTGAAG GCCAGCATTCCATTTTGTGTAGTGGGATCTAATCAACTCATAGAAGCCAAGGGTAAAAAAGTTAGAGGTCGACTCTACCCATGGGGTGTAGTTGAAGTGGAGAATCCGGAACATAATGACTTCCTGAAGCTGAGGACCATGTTAAT caccCATATGCAGGATCTTCAGGAGGTGACCCAGGACCTTCACTATGAGAACTTCCGCTCTGAGAGGCTCAAACGAGGTGGCAG GAAAATAGAAGATGAAGAAGTCAATAAAGACCAGATTCTGCttgaaaaagaagctgaa CTTCGTCGCATGCAGGAGATGATTGCGAGAATGCAGGCGCAGATGCAGATGCAGATGCAAAGTGGAGAAGGAGATAGCAGCGCAGTTCATGGACACCATGTATAA